The stretch of DNA GTTTTTTTGTGTCTCAGAAGCCATCCTTTTGAATGAATATCCTGAAGCTCTTCTTCCTTCAGGACTTCATATGCGTTCAGATGATTGGGATTCATAAAATAGTAACCTCCTGAATGTTTCTCTTCACACCCGATATGACTCTTCGTTCAAACAGTCTCAGAATATTTTATCGGATGCATGGCAACAAAAGGCTGCCTGAGTATTCAGACAGCCTGAAACGGAAGCGCTCCGGCCTCCTAAATGTTTCCTTCGTTGGGATAATACTGCCTATAGATCTCTCTGGCAGCTCTTGTGATGATTCCAAGCTCAGCTTCCATTCCAAGATTAGCCGGAAGCTCCACAGCTGTTTCCCTGATGTCTCTCTGGACCTTTGCCTTCGCACTGTCCTCCTTGATGTGGATCAGGCCGAAAATCATTGTGTTATAGGATTTATCTGTCTGACAGAGATCCATGTAGACCAGAACCAGATGACAGCATTCCCGGTAAAGAAGCTCCTCATAAAGGCCGCCCCTTTCCTGGAGTTCCTGAAATTTCAGCTTCTTAAGATACTTGCCTATCTCTTTCTTCGCACTTCTTGTACCAAAGAATCTGGAAGCGGAATTCCGGTTAAACTCCATGGTCATCCAGAGTCCGAGATAACCGTCTGCCCTGGTATCACCAGTCTCAGCTTTATCGCTGTAACGGATCTCCCAGAGTTCCTTGCG from Blautia sp. SC05B48 encodes:
- a CDS encoding DUF6553 family protein, which encodes MDTPTIAKYYREKDPMERLKLLEQSIAAGEEPEENRIRKELWEIRYSDKAETGDTRADGYLGLWMTMEFNRNSASRFFGTRSAKKEIGKYLKKLKFQELQERGGLYEELLYRECCHLVLVYMDLCQTDKSYNTMIFGLIHIKEDSAKAKVQRDIRETAVELPANLGMEAELGIITRAAREIYRQYYPNEGNI